A part of Chanos chanos chromosome 9, fChaCha1.1, whole genome shotgun sequence genomic DNA contains:
- the LOC115821648 gene encoding tripartite motif-containing protein 35-like, protein MASKEKSEEDLTCPVCCDIYTDPVILSCSHSICRACLQQLWKTKGNQECPVCRRKSSKTMPPSNLALRNLCETFLQERSQKISAGSEEFCTLHNEKLKLFCLEDKQLLCLVCQTSRRHKNHECCPIEEAAEDRKEELKTALKPLQEKLETFKNFKSSFDKMAEHIENQTQHTEKQIKEEFEKLHQFLRDEEAARIAALREEEEQKSQTMKEKIEEMSREISSLSDTIRAIEEELKAEDILFLQYFDRSMKRAQCTLQDPHMLSGALINVAKHLGNLKFRVWEKMQDIVKYTPVILDPNTAPPLLILSEDLTSVKYKDVPELPDNPERFHKFPAVLGSEGFNSGTHRWEVEVGDHLAWFLGVIPESVKRKRFILQKIWAIAFHKNKYRACSHKHKVTPLKVNEKIQRVRVELKWDRGKLSFYDSLNNTHIHTFTHTFTKRVFPFFLTLSGQSSLTVLPMKSSVTVTSV, encoded by the exons ATGGCCTCAAAAGAGAAATCAGAAGAGGATttaacctgtcctgtgtgctgtgacatctaCACAGATCCTGTTATTTTATCATGTAGTCACAGTATTTGTAGAGCCTGTTTACAGCAGCTCTGGAAAACTAAAGGAAATCAGGAGTGTCCAGTTTGTAGAAGAAAATCCTCAAAGACCATGCCTCCCAGTAATCTGGCTTTAAGGAACCTGTGTGAGACcttcttacaggagagaagtcaaAAAATTTCagcagggtctgaggagttctgcacTCTACAcaatgagaaactcaaactcttctgtctggaggataaacagcttttgtgtttggtgtgtcagACTTCACGAAGACATAAAAATCATGAGTGCTGTCCTATTGAAGAAGCTGCAGAGGACAGGAag GAGGAACTcaagactgcactgaaaccTTTACAGGAGAAGCTGGAGACGTTTAAGAACTTTAAATCAAGCTTTGATAAAATGGCAGAGCACATCGAG aatcaaacacaacacacagagaaacagattaaggaggagtttgagaagCTACATCAGtttctacgagatgaagaggcagccaggatagctgcactgagagaggaagaggagcagaagagtcagacaatgaaagagaagattgaggagatgagtagagagatatcatctctttcagacacaatcagagccatagaagagGAGTTAAAAGCTGAGGATATCCTGTTCTTACAG TACTTTGACAGATCAATGAAAAG agcccagtgcacactgcaggatccacacatgctttcaggagcactgatcaatgtggcaaagcacctgggcaacctgaagttcagagtgtgggagaagatgcaggacattgttaaataca ctcctgtcattctggaccccaacactgcaccTCCActtctcatcctgtctgaggatctgaccagtgtgaaat ATAAAGATGTCCCAGAgcttcctgataatccagagagatttcaTAAATTTCCTGCTGtgctgggctctgagggctttaactcagggacacaccgCTGGGAGGTTGAGGTTGGAGACCATTTAGCGTGGTTCCTGGGAGTGATACCAGAATCTGTCAAGAGAAAAAGGTTCATTCTTCAGAAAATATGGGCAATAgcatttcataaaaataaatatagagCATGCTCTCACAAACATAAAGTCACTCCGCTCAAGGTGAATGAGAAAATCCAGAGAGTCAGAGTGGAACTCAagtgggacagaggaaaactgtcATTCTATGACTCTttaaataatacacacatacacactttcacacacacttttactaaGAGAGTCTTTCCATTTTTCCTTACTCTCAGTGGACAGTCCTCTTTGACTGTCTTACCCATGAAGTCTTCTGTAACAGTCACCTCTGTCTGA